The sequence GCATACTTTGAAAACTTCAGCTTATATCCCATCCTAAGTCTTCCTCATCTTTCCATTCATCTAATGGCGTTTTATCTGCATCCATAATACTTTCTTTTAAGTTAGGTATTGACAGCAAATACAGTGTTTCTTGAATTGCATTCCAGTCTTCTTCAGAGATCAAAATTGCATTGCCTTTTCTGGAAGTTATTTGGATTGGTTCGCTGTTCTTCCTTGTTTGCTCAATTATTTTATATATGTTCATCCTTACCTTTGTTACAGGCATTGTCTTCATTTAAATCACCTCTGAAGATAATCATAACGTACATAAAAACGTACGTCAAGAAAAATTTCGATAGAGGTTTTTGTAGAATTTGTAGAAAGGCCAGAGTTTCGTTCACAGAAAATGAAAAAATTAAAAAAACTATTGAAAAGGGTGGGTATCCCTGAGGTATTATTGATATGGAAACAAAACATCAATACCCGAAAGAAGTGACCCACCCAATCAACAAAGATATAACATCCTCAATAGAAACAACCTCTTGTAAAGAGTTATCATTGTATTCCGCTTCCTGACCATTAGTGGGGTGTCTCATATCGGACGCAGTAAGCATGTCATCATCTGTCACAGGTAAGGATGCAGCATTTTTTAAAACTTCTTTGTTAATAACTCTTGCGCCGATTTCCTCCAGTGTTTCTACTACTTTTCTTATTCCTTCATAATCAATCTCGTTATTTATTTCCAGGAAATCTTCCATGATATTAAAAACATCAATAGGCAAGTTTTGATTAACTTTCAATAGATATTTTTGTACAAGCTTATAATAAGCATCTTTGTTTTTCCCCATAGCAACTCGCCTCAATATCTCAATATAATGTAACAAAACCAATAGATATAATGCCAAATTAATAATTGGTTGTAGCATTTCCATATCATGTTATAACGAATCTTTTCTCTTCATATCACTAATTTGTAGTTGTTTCAAAAATACTATAAAATTTTTTGATGTTTTATTAATTCTCTCAGCATTCTGTAAAATCCTGCTCTGTTTTGCGGAAACTGGAGAAGCGTTTTTGCATTTGCCGGGTCTTCATAGTAGCTGACAGTCCCGTCCTCCGCTCGGAACTGTAATTCTTTTTTGCTCTTCACTCAACCCAAACAAAATTCACTTAATCTATTATACAAATTTGATATACTGTATTCCCTGCCGTCTTTAAGCGTTTCCAAAAACGGCAGCATAAAGTCTTTAAACCCTGGAACTGCCAATCTAAACATCTTTCTTCGTTATGTTTCTACTCCCATGCCAGCTTATCCACACTCTTCTGCAGATCCCTCCTCGTCGGCCTTGTGTACCTCGCCGTTACATTCAGATCCGAATGCCCGGCAAGTTCGGCCACTCTGTCAAGGCTTTCGCCTGCATCCACCAGAGCCTTGCAGAAGGTATGTCTTAAAACGTGCGGTGTTATGTCTTCCAGCCTGGCATTGTATGCATATTTCTCTATCATATATTCAATATTCCGGATGCTCATAGCCCTGCCGGTCTTCCCCGGAAACAGCGGTCCGGGGTCGTCTCCTCTTACGGCAAGCCAGTTTTTCAGCGCTTTCCTGGCCGTCAGGTTGAGCGGTACTTCCCGGTATTTATTTCCCTTGCCGGAACGCACGGTCAGATACCCGCTTCTTTCGCGGAGCTTTATGTCATCCAGTGTCAGGGCACACAATTCGGAAACCCGCAGGCCTGTGTGCATAAGCAGCGTTACGATGGCTATGTCCCTCTCTTTACCCGCTCTGTAAACCGCCCGTATAAGGGCCTGACGCTCCTTCGACTCCAAAGAACGCGGCGCGCTTTTTACCACAGGAATCATTTTTATACTGCCTGCCGGGTTGTCTTTTGCGACACCGACTTCCTCTGCCCAGCTAAAGAATATTTTAAGCGACTGGAGTATTCTGTTTACCGTTGCAGGTTTATAACCCTTGTTCTGCAGATGTCTCTTGAATTCCGCTATATCCAGCGGTCCCACCGATGCTGCTTCGGGCAGCTCGCCGGCTGTTTCCTGATACCATTTTATAAATTTTTTTAGATCGGCCAGATATGCTTCTATTGTCTTTGGTCTGGAGTCTTTTTCTTTTAAATACTGTTCAAATTCAGGAATAATACTGTACACAGTCTGCAGTTTCACCCCTTTCAAATAATTATTTTTTTTCGATATATTTTATAAGCGCCTTTTTCACGGCATCATTGTAACCGCCAGAAAACCTCCGGAGCACCGACAGGGACGGGCCATCGTTTTCCTGACGCCATTTTTCGTAGTTTTCGAGCTTCAGGGCATCTTCGATAAATCTTATCACGGCCGGAAGCCAGTTGGTTTCGTTATATTTTTCCTGCGGTCCCGCATAATAGGTATTCAGATCGAGTTTCTTTTTGGCCTCCGGCAGAAACCCGCCCAGTCTGACCCTTATCGTTTCTATATGGGGTCTTTCTGTCTTCTGCTTCTGTCTCCATTCCAGATACTCGGCTTCGCTGAATTTTATTTTTCCAAGGTCTTTGGAGCAATCATAGAGAGCTTTATATATTTCTTCGTCGTCTATTGTTCTGCCGAGAACCCTGCTGGGAACCAGTCCTGCCAGTTCCTTGGCTTTGTTGAATCCTCCGCAGCGCCTGGAAATCTGGGCCGGGGTAGGCATATCTCTATGGTTTTTCTGCCATTCGGCGTATTCGGACCGCTTGATAAATATGCCGTACTCTTCCGCAGCCTGTTTGAGCGCCTGGATACATTCGTCTCGTGAAAAGGTTTTGTTTCTTGGTGGAATATTCAGTTCTTGCCTTAACGTTTCCCAGTTCAGCTTTGTGATATAATATATTCCCATAAAGGAATAGAGGTTGTTCTCTCTGGCATATTCATCCCATTCTTTTTGGCTGGGCCAGCCGTTGGCTTCTGCGTATTTTTTTAGAATTTTTAAGGTTTTGTCGAGTTTTTTGTTTTCTGCAGCCAAATGCATAAAGGCCCTCCTTTTATCCTGTATAATTGGAATTTGAACGAATCTGAACTCAAAAGGAAATTAAATACTCTGTTTTTCTTATCCTGTATAATTGGAATTTGAACCCTTACTGTTATGTAGCCTTTTGGCGGGTCTTTTTCATTTTTTATCCTGTATAATTGGAATTTGAACCAATCATATTTAACGTAATCTAATGTTGTCTTAGGTCTTTTTATCCTGTATATTTGGAATTTGAACCCAAAAATCTTGCGGTATGCACCTGCCGTCTGTTCAACTTTTTATCCTGTATAATTGGAATTTGAACCAGACTTCTTCTGATGGCCGCAAATCATTATAGAAAGCTTTTTATCCTGTATAATTGGAATTTGAACCCCATTTAGTATTCTTCTGTCTGATATTCTTCTTCTTATCAAAATCATTAATTTATCATGATTAATGTTGTCAAAATATGATTTGATATCTGCATCAAGCACAAAATATCCTGCTGTATTATATGCTCTAAATATGGTTTCTAAAGCCCTATGTGCACTCCCTTTTGGTCTAAATCCATAGGAACAATCTTTAAAATCCGCCTCAAATATAGGTTCAATTACTATTTTGGCAGCTGCTTGTATTACTCTGTCCTTGATAATTGGTATCCCAAGAGGTCGTCTCGAACCATCCTTCTTGGGTATATACACTCTTTTAACAGGTATTGGTTTATATCTTCCTTCTTTTAATTCTTTCTGTATTTCTGTCAGAAATTCTTCTACTCCTTGATTCTCTATATCTGAAATTGATACTTCATCTATACCTGCCGTGCCTTTGTTTCTTTTAACTTGTTTCCAGGCTTTTTTTAGTATATCCATTCGATATACTTTATTGTAGAGTGCATGAAATCGTCTCCCTGTATTAGCCTTGGCACTTAGATTTTGACTTATATACATTCACTTTACAAGCCTACGCTTGTGCAAAGGAAGGTCTCCCCAGTTCCAAAGCATACTGTGAGTGCATATCGCTTCCCATACACCGAAGGATTCTTCGATAGTGCAATTTAGGTTCTTCCTATCTTCCGTGGTCTTCACCTATGTGTATGAGGCTCGACTTCCTCTTGCTCCTCTATTGAGGCAAATTCACGATGCAGCAGAATTCACTTTACGTTACAACCTGCACTCTTGCTCGCTCCCTTTCGGGCTACTTTATCCCCACGCTTTAAGCACAGAATTTCTTCCATACTTAGTGGTTAGCTACTGAGCTCCCTAACGATTACTCAGATTGGACTTTCACCAGTAAGCATGCTTTGACTTAGCTGGACACGCTACACAAAATTATTTACACTCCCTTTTTTTGTTAATCCTGCTTAATTATTTTTAAAAATCATAATCATCCAACTCATCATACCAGTGGAATTCAGTAACTTTAGCGTCAGAATATTCACCATCCAAAGAAGCATTATAATTTACCCATGTTAAGAATCGGATACTTTCATATCCCACCTTTATACTTGGATATTTATAAAAACCCGAATAAAAACCTCCCATTATCTTTTTACCTGGTAAAGCTTTAAATGCTATTTCAGCAATTTCTTTTTGAAATTCTTTTAATAATTCTATAGTTTTCTTTTTATCCTTATCGCTTATCTTAATTGAATACTTTAAATCATGAGGAGATCCGCCACTCCAATCAACTTGTATCCAATAATCATATTGAAAAAAGGATAAATCATTTTCTTCTATATCAAATTCAAATTTCCAAGCTCCAGTTGGAGTATCTAATTCAGAATAATTTTCTTTAAGAAAATTAAGCAATTCATCTACACCAGAAATTTTTATATCATCTAATTTGTTTTCATCTTCTTTTGTCTTTTTATAAGTATAATCATGTTTTTCTTTATATTCTTTTAAATCAGATTTTAATTTTGAAATTTCTTCTTTATATTCTTCTATTTTTGTTTGACATTCTTTTAACTCAGTTTGTAGCTTTAGTATTTTAGATTTTAATTCTTTATTTTCTTTAACAAGATTACTATTTCCTTTTAAATTAATTGTTCTTGTTTTTCCGTTCCATTCAACTTCTAATCCTAAAATTTCACTAATAGCTCTAATTGGTAAATAACTTGAATTGCCAATTATTAATACTTCCTCATCAATTTTCTTGTCATTTAAAAACAATTTAATGTCTGATATGGTTGCTTTTAAATTATCAGCAACTCCAATATTAATTCCTATTAAACATATAAACATGAGTATTATTATTAATACTTTTATCGACAGTTTAAGTGAAAAATTTTTCATAACAATTCCCTCCAATGTGTATGGTAGCTTTCATAATAATTTTCTGGTAAAATAGAACTTACAAACATTCCTCCGCTCCCCTAATAAATAAGCAAATAAGTCAAACCAATCAGTAGTACTTGTTGCTTTATATAACGGTGTAATAAACTCCCAGAATACACCAACTAAAACAGAAAAAACACTTATACTTTTAAATTTTAATAAGTTTATACTTTTAACTTAGGGTTATATCCTTTTTCTATCTACCTCCTAGCAATGGCAACTCTGTCATACAATCCATCAACTCCTTCAATATTGCAAGCTCCAGTTCTTTATCTGCTAAAAGGCGCTTTAGCCTATCGTTTTCGGTGTTAGCTGCTTTTCTATTGCTTTATTACGGTTGTCTTTTGTTTTGGGTAAGGATTTTACGGTTCCTCTTTTGCGGTATTTGGTGATCCAGGTATGAATGGTGTTGGGTGAAATTTCATGACGCCTTGCTGCTAATGCTGCTTTACCCGTTTCCTGACATTCTTTTATTAGTTGCTCTTTAAATTCATCACTATATTGTCTGTTTTTTATATGTTATCTATCCCCTGCTATTAATTTTAGCATATACAAGTTTATTGGGGGGCTATACAGGTAGAGCTTTGAAAACTTTACAGGGTCAGGTTTGAAATTGTTCCAGCTTCCCGCACTCTGCCTACCTATTGAAGATCTTGCCATGCTTTATTCTCTTCCGGCAATAACCATTCTTTTCTTAAAATACCTTCGCTCGCAATAGTTATATCTTTTTTTTCTTTTGTTTTGTATATTTCTTTATTTTCGAATCCTGCAAACCACGCGGCAAGCGCCCATTCAGGATCGGATTCACATGCACTTTTGAATGGTTGAGTATTGACAAGCAGCGCTTTATTCTGCTTGCAGAAAAATGTTTTTTCCAGCAGTTCGCCAGGTGAAACGAAAAAGCTGTAAATTTCAGGTGCAATAGGAGAAACTTTTCTGGTTTTTGGACCGATTTTGATATACATATCGCGGCTGGTACCGAAAAAAGCCAGAACACAAATTTCACCTTCTGCAAAGTAATTGGCTTCCAGATACGGGACAACAGGAATCCGGGTGTATTTTGGCATAAAAGCCAAAGCAAAGGGCGGTTCAGGTAATTTTTTTAACACTTCTACAGCATCACCGGCATTTTTAAAAGGTTCAAATCCCCGCGAGAGCGAAACCGCAAACCCTGCCTTTGCCGTGTTTTGAATCTTTCGGCAGCTTCTTGCTTCCAGACATGCACCGCATACATATATCGAATCCCGCCTCTTTGAAAAATTGTCATTGTTCCATGTTGACCAGTTGTATTTTGAGAAAAGCTCGGGACCAGCAATAAGCGGTCCGCCGCAAAGCCGGCAATACCCTTCTTGTTCTGGCGCTAGCTCGGTTTTTATGTTGTTAATCGCGTGGTAGAAAATCTGTGCACCTGACAGCATTTTTATGCCCCCTTCTATTATAATAACTGAAAATCTACATTACCCATTCCCCATGCGGTTTTTTTCCCCGCACCTATCCAGGCGGCTGTCTCAAGCAGATAGTATATAAAAAGTCTTATATCAC is a genomic window of Koleobacter methoxysyntrophicus containing:
- a CDS encoding type II toxin-antitoxin system Phd/YefM family antitoxin; amino-acid sequence: MKTMPVTKVRMNIYKIIEQTRKNSEPIQITSRKGNAILISEEDWNAIQETLYLLSIPNLKESIMDADKTPLDEWKDEEDLGWDIS
- a CDS encoding tyrosine-type recombinase/integrase, with the translated sequence MKLQTVYSIIPEFEQYLKEKDSRPKTIEAYLADLKKFIKWYQETAGELPEAASVGPLDIAEFKRHLQNKGYKPATVNRILQSLKIFFSWAEEVGVAKDNPAGSIKMIPVVKSAPRSLESKERQALIRAVYRAGKERDIAIVTLLMHTGLRVSELCALTLDDIKLRERSGYLTVRSGKGNKYREVPLNLTARKALKNWLAVRGDDPGPLFPGKTGRAMSIRNIEYMIEKYAYNARLEDITPHVLRHTFCKALVDAGESLDRVAELAGHSDLNVTARYTRPTRRDLQKSVDKLAWE
- a CDS encoding homing endonuclease associated repeat-containing protein codes for the protein MHLAAENKKLDKTLKILKKYAEANGWPSQKEWDEYARENNLYSFMGIYYITKLNWETLRQELNIPPRNKTFSRDECIQALKQAAEEYGIFIKRSEYAEWQKNHRDMPTPAQISRRCGGFNKAKELAGLVPSRVLGRTIDDEEIYKALYDCSKDLGKIKFSEAEYLEWRQKQKTERPHIETIRVRLGGFLPEAKKKLDLNTYYAGPQEKYNETNWLPAVIRFIEDALKLENYEKWRQENDGPSLSVLRRFSGGYNDAVKKALIKYIEKK
- a CDS encoding stalk domain-containing protein → MKNFSLKLSIKVLIIILMFICLIGINIGVADNLKATISDIKLFLNDKKIDEEVLIIGNSSYLPIRAISEILGLEVEWNGKTRTINLKGNSNLVKENKELKSKILKLQTELKECQTKIEEYKEEISKLKSDLKEYKEKHDYTYKKTKEDENKLDDIKISGVDELLNFLKENYSELDTPTGAWKFEFDIEENDLSFFQYDYWIQVDWSGGSPHDLKYSIKISDKDKKKTIELLKEFQKEIAEIAFKALPGKKIMGGFYSGFYKYPSIKVGYESIRFLTWVNYNASLDGEYSDAKVTEFHWYDELDDYDF
- a CDS encoding transposase, which translates into the protein MKNRQYSDEFKEQLIKECQETGKAALAARRHEISPNTIHTWITKYRKRGTVKSLPKTKDNRNKAIEKQLTPKTIG